One region of Mycolicibacterium rhodesiae NBB3 genomic DNA includes:
- a CDS encoding SDR family NAD(P)-dependent oxidoreductase — translation MNDPIALFDLTGEVAIVTGSTRGLGRAIAEGFARAGASVVITSRKQDRCDAVAAEIGETTGNSVLPLACHVGDWEAVPAFVDEVANAYGRIDVLVNNAGINPTLQKRVFSVNVEGALRMSQCVAPVMRDGGGGSIVNVGSMEGYASTPISVAYGASKAALRHLTVSMANEWAPWGVRVNILSPGPFATDMITSFEEQQPGTMAMLAEGPAQKRVAGVSEIVGPALYLASRASSFVTGDDITVSGGMRK, via the coding sequence GTGAATGATCCGATCGCGTTGTTCGACCTCACCGGAGAGGTGGCGATCGTCACCGGTTCGACTCGCGGTCTCGGCCGTGCGATCGCGGAGGGATTCGCCCGCGCCGGGGCATCGGTGGTGATCACCAGCCGCAAGCAGGACCGTTGTGACGCGGTGGCGGCCGAGATCGGGGAGACGACCGGTAACAGCGTGCTTCCGCTGGCGTGTCATGTCGGTGACTGGGAGGCGGTCCCCGCGTTCGTCGACGAGGTCGCGAATGCCTACGGCCGGATCGACGTACTCGTGAACAATGCGGGAATCAACCCCACGTTGCAAAAGCGTGTCTTCAGCGTGAATGTCGAAGGCGCGCTGCGAATGAGCCAATGCGTCGCGCCGGTGATGCGTGACGGGGGTGGTGGCAGCATCGTCAACGTCGGGTCGATGGAAGGCTATGCTTCGACGCCGATCTCGGTTGCCTACGGTGCGTCGAAGGCGGCGCTTCGCCATCTGACCGTCTCGATGGCCAACGAATGGGCGCCGTGGGGAGTTCGGGTGAACATCCTCAGTCCCGGTCCCTTCGCGACCGACATGATCACGTCTTTCGAGGAGCAACAGCCGGGCACGATGGCGATGCTCGCCGAAGGGCCGGCGCAGAAGCGTGTCGCGGGTGTGAGCGAAATCGTCGGACCTGCGCTGTATCTCGCCAGTAGGGCATCGTCCTTCGTCACTGGTGACGACATCACCGTCAGCGGCGGTATGCGCAAATAG
- a CDS encoding SDR family oxidoreductase, whose protein sequence is MVIGASSGLGRCIGVGLATKGAHVALLARRIERLEAAAQEAGPRAIAVECDVTDDVSIRAAIDRSAEALGGIDNLVYTPAIGPLVRLVDTEADAWRRIFDTNVIGAALATAAAIPHLTASEGKVVYLSSDAGTYGPPWPGLGAYGVSKSALERLTESWRAEHPSVGFTCLVVGECAGGEGDGQTGMTTGWDMELASKTFPLWVSRGCMPGKVMPVEDLIEVVHTILSTNSATSMPMVIARGAPGGAETLAN, encoded by the coding sequence GTGGTGATCGGGGCATCGAGCGGCCTCGGGCGATGCATCGGCGTGGGGCTTGCCACGAAAGGTGCTCACGTGGCGCTCCTGGCCCGGCGCATCGAGCGCCTCGAGGCTGCGGCACAGGAGGCTGGACCGCGCGCTATAGCTGTCGAATGTGACGTCACCGACGACGTGTCCATCCGCGCGGCCATAGACCGCTCCGCCGAAGCACTCGGCGGGATCGACAACCTCGTATACACCCCTGCAATCGGGCCTCTCGTGCGCCTCGTCGATACAGAGGCGGACGCCTGGCGGCGCATCTTCGACACCAATGTGATCGGCGCGGCGCTGGCCACCGCGGCCGCGATTCCACACCTCACGGCGTCGGAAGGCAAAGTGGTCTATCTCTCCTCAGATGCGGGAACGTACGGCCCGCCGTGGCCCGGCCTCGGCGCGTACGGGGTGAGCAAGTCGGCTCTCGAGCGACTCACGGAATCCTGGCGCGCCGAACATCCCAGTGTCGGATTCACGTGTTTGGTCGTTGGCGAGTGCGCCGGCGGCGAAGGTGACGGTCAGACGGGAATGACCACTGGCTGGGACATGGAGCTCGCGTCGAAGACATTCCCTTTGTGGGTATCGCGAGGCTGCATGCCGGGCAAGGTGATGCCGGTCGAGGATTTGATCGAGGTCGTGCACACAATCCTCAGCACCAACTCGGCGACGTCGATGCCGATGGTGATCGCCCGAGGCGCGCCTGGCGGTGCCGAGACCCTCGCGAACTGA
- a CDS encoding amidohydrolase family protein, with protein sequence MTQFTEAPIFDADQHMYETPESLTKYLPDKYSRAVQFAQFGRHTRIVINNRVNDFIPNPTFERVAAPGAHEKFFAGENSEGLTLREMQGPAIDAPAATRNPVDRVAELDRQGVVEALNYPTLASLIEHATADDPELSLAVVHALNQWMLEQWTFNYSDRVFSTPIVNLSEVDGAQRELEYLLANDVKVLLIKPGPVNGIRGWRSPALPEFDPFWRDVEAADLPVVLHASYPPLDDYVGKWEPPYTQNFMAQSAFRWMVLGHREISDMITALICHGTLTRFPKLRIASVENGSSWIFPLFNDFEELYKKMPQNFAEHPHEVFRRNIWVSPFWEGCVSDVVTTVGWDKVLFGSDYPHPEGLAEPKGFWKYAEGMDERRTYDFMGDNARRFMGLPIANPDPAAAKPPVLSHA encoded by the coding sequence ATGACCCAGTTCACCGAGGCGCCGATCTTCGACGCCGACCAGCACATGTACGAGACGCCGGAATCGCTGACGAAGTATTTGCCTGATAAGTACTCGCGCGCTGTGCAATTCGCGCAGTTCGGCAGGCATACGCGAATCGTGATCAACAACAGGGTCAATGACTTCATCCCCAACCCGACATTCGAACGGGTCGCGGCGCCCGGCGCACACGAGAAGTTCTTCGCGGGTGAGAACAGCGAAGGCCTCACCCTGCGCGAGATGCAGGGGCCCGCCATCGATGCGCCTGCCGCGACGCGCAATCCCGTTGACCGGGTTGCCGAATTGGACCGTCAGGGCGTCGTCGAGGCATTGAACTATCCGACGCTGGCCAGCCTGATCGAGCACGCCACCGCCGACGACCCCGAGCTGTCGTTGGCCGTCGTCCACGCACTGAACCAGTGGATGCTCGAGCAATGGACGTTCAACTACTCCGACCGCGTGTTCTCGACGCCGATCGTCAACCTCTCCGAGGTCGACGGTGCCCAGCGCGAGCTGGAATATCTGCTCGCCAACGACGTCAAGGTCCTATTGATAAAGCCCGGTCCGGTCAACGGCATCCGGGGCTGGCGTTCGCCCGCTCTCCCGGAGTTCGACCCGTTCTGGCGTGACGTCGAAGCCGCCGATCTGCCAGTCGTACTGCACGCCAGCTATCCCCCACTCGACGACTACGTCGGCAAGTGGGAGCCGCCGTACACGCAGAACTTCATGGCGCAGAGCGCATTCCGATGGATGGTGTTGGGCCACCGAGAGATCTCCGACATGATCACCGCCCTGATCTGTCATGGCACGCTGACCAGGTTCCCGAAGTTGCGAATCGCGAGCGTCGAGAATGGCAGCTCGTGGATTTTCCCCCTGTTCAACGACTTCGAGGAACTTTACAAAAAGATGCCGCAGAATTTCGCTGAGCATCCGCACGAGGTCTTCCGTCGCAACATCTGGGTGAGCCCGTTCTGGGAAGGCTGCGTGTCAGATGTCGTGACGACTGTCGGCTGGGACAAGGTGCTGTTCGGCTCCGATTACCCGCACCCCGAGGGCCTCGCCGAGCCGAAGGGTTTCTGGAAGTACGCCGAGGGTATGGACGAGCGGCGCACCTACGATTTCATGGGCGACAATGCGCGGCGTTTCATGGGACTGCCGATCGCCAACCCGGATCCTGCGGCGGCCAAGCCGCCTGTACTGTCGCACGCCTGA
- a CDS encoding NAD-dependent epimerase/dehydratase family protein yields the protein MGASGFVGSHVTRKLVERGDDVRVYLRKSSKTFGIDDLSVERCYGDLYDEQALRSAMADRDVVYYCVVDTRFHLRDPAPLFETNVNCLKRVLDIAIEADLYRFVFCSTIGTIAIGEGRPATEDDAFNWPGIGGPYIESRLEAENLVLRYARERGLPAVALNVSNPYGPHDWQPNQGLMVKLAAHGQLPVYVKGVSTEVVGIEDVADAFLLAAEHGRVGERYIISETYMPMRELLTTAADGVGARPPRFGIPLAVMYAAGWVNGVVSRLLRRDPVIDVTGVRLLHTTSPADHGKATRELGWNPRPAAESIRKAAQFHVDHAEDVARRS from the coding sequence ATGGGTGCGAGTGGCTTCGTCGGTTCCCACGTCACTCGTAAGCTCGTCGAGCGCGGCGACGACGTGCGGGTATATCTCCGCAAGTCCAGCAAGACGTTTGGTATCGACGACCTCTCCGTCGAACGGTGCTACGGCGACCTGTACGACGAGCAGGCCCTGCGCAGCGCGATGGCCGACCGCGATGTCGTCTACTACTGCGTGGTCGACACGCGATTCCACCTGCGTGACCCAGCACCGCTCTTCGAAACCAACGTCAACTGCTTGAAACGGGTGCTGGACATCGCCATCGAAGCGGATCTGTACCGGTTCGTGTTCTGCAGCACCATCGGCACGATCGCCATCGGCGAAGGCCGTCCGGCGACTGAAGACGATGCGTTCAACTGGCCGGGCATCGGCGGTCCCTATATCGAGTCGCGCCTCGAGGCGGAGAATCTGGTCCTGCGCTACGCCCGTGAAAGAGGACTGCCCGCCGTCGCGCTGAACGTGTCCAACCCGTACGGACCGCACGACTGGCAGCCGAATCAGGGACTGATGGTGAAATTGGCTGCGCACGGCCAGCTTCCGGTCTATGTCAAAGGGGTGTCCACCGAGGTCGTCGGCATCGAAGATGTCGCCGACGCGTTCCTGCTGGCCGCCGAGCACGGGCGGGTCGGCGAGCGCTACATCATCTCCGAGACCTACATGCCGATGCGGGAGTTGCTGACGACCGCTGCTGACGGGGTGGGTGCGCGGCCGCCGCGCTTCGGCATCCCGCTCGCGGTGATGTACGCCGCGGGGTGGGTCAACGGTGTGGTGTCCCGACTGCTGCGACGCGATCCCGTCATCGACGTGACGGGTGTGCGGCTGCTGCACACCACATCACCCGCGGATCACGGCAAGGCGACGCGCGAACTCGGGTGGAACCCGCGGCCCGCCGCCGAGTCCATCCGCAAGGCGGCGCAGTTTCACGTCGATCATGCGGAAGACGTAGCCCGCCGATCGTGA
- a CDS encoding thiolase family protein: MTNDVAIIGVGLHPFGRFEGKSAMEMGVDAIFAAVADAGVEWKDIQAATGGSWTVANPDAIVGMVGLTGIPFTNVFNACATAASAAKACADGIRLGDYDIGIAIGLDKHPRGAFTEDPALVGMPSWYAENGQYLTTQFFGMKANKYLHDHGISQETLAKVAAKNFRNGALNPNAFRRKPIAEEDILNSTMLNYPLTQYMFCAPDEGAAAVVMCRADIAHRYSNKPVYLKAVEVRTRTYGAYEVNTTFAPVDHVPAPTVHAAKAAFEKAGVAPEDVDVVQLQDTDAGAEIIHMAECGFCADGDQEKLLADGATEIHGALPINTDGGLIANGEPIGASGLRQIHELVRQLRGEAGDRQVPGEPKVGFAQLYGAPGTAAATILTR; encoded by the coding sequence ATGACCAACGACGTCGCCATCATCGGTGTCGGCTTGCACCCGTTCGGCCGCTTCGAGGGCAAGTCCGCGATGGAAATGGGCGTCGACGCCATCTTCGCCGCGGTCGCCGACGCCGGGGTGGAGTGGAAAGACATCCAGGCCGCCACCGGCGGCAGTTGGACCGTCGCCAACCCGGACGCCATCGTCGGCATGGTGGGGCTGACCGGAATCCCCTTCACCAACGTGTTCAACGCGTGCGCGACGGCGGCCAGCGCCGCGAAGGCCTGCGCGGACGGAATTCGGCTGGGCGACTACGACATCGGCATCGCGATCGGTCTGGACAAACACCCCCGCGGCGCGTTCACCGAAGATCCGGCGCTGGTGGGCATGCCAAGCTGGTACGCGGAGAACGGCCAGTACCTCACCACGCAGTTCTTCGGGATGAAGGCCAACAAGTATCTGCACGACCACGGCATCTCGCAGGAGACACTCGCCAAGGTCGCGGCCAAGAACTTCCGCAACGGCGCGCTGAACCCGAATGCGTTCCGCCGCAAGCCCATCGCCGAGGAAGACATCCTCAACTCGACGATGCTGAACTATCCCCTCACCCAGTACATGTTCTGCGCACCCGACGAGGGAGCCGCGGCTGTCGTCATGTGCCGCGCCGACATCGCGCATCGCTACAGCAATAAGCCCGTGTACCTGAAGGCGGTCGAGGTTCGTACCCGCACCTACGGCGCCTACGAGGTCAACACGACGTTCGCGCCAGTCGATCACGTACCCGCGCCCACCGTCCACGCCGCCAAAGCCGCCTTCGAAAAGGCCGGCGTGGCGCCCGAGGACGTCGACGTGGTCCAGCTGCAGGACACGGACGCCGGAGCGGAGATCATCCACATGGCCGAATGCGGGTTCTGCGCCGACGGCGATCAGGAGAAGCTGCTCGCCGATGGTGCCACCGAGATCCACGGCGCGCTACCCATCAACACCGACGGCGGTCTCATCGCCAACGGCGAACCCATCGGCGCCTCGGGCCTGCGCCAGATCCACGAACTGGTGCGCCAACTGCGCGGCGAGGCGGGCGATCGGCAGGTGCCCGGCGAGCCGAAGGTCGGTTTTGCTCAGCTCTACGGTGCGCCCGGCACCGCTGCGGCGACCATTCTCACGAGGTGA